The genomic interval AGTCGGAGTACTCCCTACAAAATATTAAAAGACTATAAACAAGCTATAGCTGATTTAGATCAAGCGATTAAAATCAACCCTAAAGATGCTGAATACTACAGCTTTCGGGCTGATGTCTACAAAGACTTAGAAGACTATAAACAGGCGATAGCTGATTTCACTCAAGCCATTAAACTTGACCCTAAAAATTCCTCCTACTACTTCGCACGGGGTCTTACCTACTCATATGATTTAAAAGACTATAGACAGGCAATAGCAGATTACACTCAAGCAATTAAATTTAAACCTGAAGAGGTCTTATTCTATAACAACCGGGGTGATGCTTACTCTGAGTTACAAGAGTATAAACAGGCGATTGATGATTACACTCAAGCAATAAAGATTGAACCTGAGAATGCCTTCTACGTCATCAATAACCCCTACAGCAGTCGTGGTTTTGCTCACTTTCACTTAAAAGAGTACAAACAGGCAATTGATGACTATAATAAAGCAATTAAAATTGCACCTAAAAATCCTGGACACTACTTGATACGGGGTCTTGCTTACGGTGAATTAAAAGACTACAAACAGGCGATTGATGACTTTAATAAAGCCATTCAATTTAATCCAGAATTCCCTGAAGCCTACTACACCCGGGGTATTGCCTACTATTTATCAAAAAACTATCAACAAGCAATAAATGATTGGACTCAAGCTATTAAATTCAAACCTGAATATCCTGAAGCATACACCAATTTAGGCATAGTTCGCTATGAAATGGGAGAAGTAGAAACAGCAATTAATCATTGGCGAAATGCGGTAAAAATAAATAGCAATTTTGCAGAAGCCCATTTAGCTTTAGGTGTAGCTTTGTACGCTAAAGGTGATAAAGAAGCGGGTTTAAAATCGGGAGAAACGGCATTAAAATTAGATAAAATTTATGGAAAGATAGAGTTTTTGAAAGAAAATGGTTGGGGTGAAAAGTTGATAAAAGATAGTCAGGAGCTTTTGAATAATCCCAGGATGAAAAGTTTGATTTAACGTGAGTTTAAGGGATATTAAAAACCCCTCTCCAAACCTCTCCCCTGCAAGGAGAGAGGCTTTGAAAGTCTGATTTTTCTGTAAACCAGGATTTTTGCCCCTCTCCGATGCGGAGAGGGGTTGGGGAGAGGTTCATGAAAATCACACGTTAACTTAAAGCTGTCCTAAACCGCCTCTTTTTTTCAGAACATCTAATCAACCTTATACCTAGCTAATAATTCCTCACGGGAAAGATTAAGTAACAACTGAGTTCTTTCTGTGAGAGAAAGTTCCATCATCGGAGTCGCAATAGCAGATAACTCATCATCTAAATTACCAAAACGCACTGTTAGTAAACTCTCTATCATCAAACGCTGTCCGTCTTTTTGTCCTTCTTGTTTCCATTCTTCCCGTTGTTTCAGATATGCTGGTGATAAACTCATAATTAACTCCTTTACCTCTTCATCATTGACATCACTATTCAATTCTAAATTTTTTCGCCAAGATGCGAAAATTTCCACCAGTCTGTTCCATTTATCATTCTTTTTTGAGAGTTGAACTACTTCGGTAATAGCTTCCGTTTGAGTTCTGCCTTTTCCTAGTACCCTTAACCATAGTGTATCCTCTGTCATGGGTAATTGGTTAATGGCAACAATGGCAGTTTTATAAGCTTTTGGGAGAAAATATACTCCTTTTTCCCAGTTATCTTTTGCTTTTCCTCCAAAACTGTTGAGGATTTTTTCAGAACAGGTTGGTGTTAAAATCCATAAACAAGGTAATTCTTCTTCAGATAAAGAACGTTTTTCTCTTTTCGCTTGTCTTAACAATTCACCTTGAACGCTATACAATTTTAACAAACAACTCCTAATTTCTATTTCATTAGGTGCATTACGGTAAGGTTCAAATAGACAGCTTGTAACCGCCATTTTTCCTAATAATCCTAACTCTGAATTTTCAGATTTTGTGGTTGGAATAAACCAAACATCAATTTATTGAACTTCGCTTTTTACATCTTTGCTAGTTGTGACATTACCTAGAGGTGTTAATATTTCCTCTAGATACTCTTTTGCTAGTTGGTCATGGGGTTGTCGTGTCATGAAATTGATTAAGATACTGGCATTTATTAAATTTATTAGTTTATATCTAGTTTAACTTAATATGGTTTGAATTGGTAGGAGGTTAGCAATTCTAAACCCCTACAAAAATTTATCTGTATCAGGATTTTCGTTAATTTGTATCACCCTAGTTATCAAAATGTTCAAACTTAAATTATCTAGTTTTGTTAATATTATTAATCATCATAAAGTTAAGTTGTTAATAAAGTTAAGTAATCTAAAAAAAACAAAGATTTAATCTTGACATCTCTCTAGAAAAGAGAATAAAATGTATTCAAACAAGAATATAAAAATACCTGCTAAATATCTTGCAGGAGAAAATATGCTGTTTAGTCCAGCTAACTTACCTTATTGGATTTTCCTAATCACGGGAATATTGCTTTTTTTGTTCATGATTTTTATAGGAGGGGGAGAAGCAGAATTAGATGCTGATGCAGATTTAGATGTGGAAACTGACAGCGAAGTGAGCTTTGGAAACTTTCTCGGATGGGCAGGTATTGGTAAAGCTCCATTGTTGTTATTGTTGGCAACAGATTTAAGTCTGTGGGGTGTTATTGGTTGGATGTTCAATGTTTGGTTTGGTGGCATTGCTCAAAATCTAAAAGTTCCTTTCATCGAGATTATTATCTTGTTGGTTTCCCTATTTATAAGTTTATTTATAGGTAGATTGATAGCTGAACCAATTGGTAAAATGTTTGCTGAATTTAGTGAAGATGCAAGTAGCGATCGCCTAGTAGGTTGCATTGGTACTGTTACTTCTGTCTATATTCCTACGGAAAATCTAGGCAAAATTGGTCAGGTAGATATTCTCGATCCAAAAGGTAATTTTTTGACTATTAATGCTGTTATTCCAGATTGGGCAACTATCGCACCACAACGGGGAGAGAAAGTGATAGTAATTGAAATTAAACAGCAACTTTATTTAGTGATTACTAAAGACAGTGTAGATGAAGAACATTGGTTAAATAGCTCAAACTCTAAAAATTAAAGTTAGTTCAAGGAAAAGAATATGCTTTTTTGGCTGACATTTATCCAGGCTCTACCAACTGTTAATGTACCGGAAATATCATCATTTAAGGGACAATCAAAGCAGGAATATACAACATCAATTAATCCCGCATTTCCACTGACAACACAGCCGACTTTAGCCCAAATAAATGGGGGAATAGTATTTCCTGGGATTGTTGTTACTTTAGTTTTACTGCTGCTATTAAGCTTGTTTGCTTATACCAGAGTTTATGTAGTCACACCCAACAACGAAGCTTTTGTGAGGACGGGGGGACTATTTACTAAAAAGAAAGCGGTAATTCTCTATGGTGGTTGCATTGTTTTACCGGGATTTCATCAATTAACAAGAGTACCTTTGAGGGAAATTTCTATTGATGTAGAACGCACTGGAAAAATGGCTGTGCGTACCAAAGATTATCTGAGAGCAGATATCAGAGTTACTTTTTATGTATGTATTAATGCCTCAGAAGATGATGTTTTGACTGCTGCTGCCAGACTATCACAAAATGGTACAAAAATTAATCCTGAAGACATCAAAAATGCTTTAGAAAAAAGAGCAGATGACGCAATTAGAGCCGCAGCTAAAACCAAGGATTTAGCAGAAATTGATTCTGATAAATTGGGGTTTGCTCAGGAAGTTTTAAACTTGGTGGGTACAGATTTGAAGAAAGTGGGATTAACACTAAATAATATTGCCATTTCGGAAATATTAGAAAGTGTTACCTATGATCCTGATAATTTCTTTGATGCTCAAGGTGTACGTTTGCGAACGGAAATTATTCAACGTTCAGTGCAACAAAAACGGGAAGTTGAATTATCAGCACAGGTGACAATTGAGCAGAAAGAATTGGATGCTCAAAAAAGATCATTGCAAATTGCCCAAGAGCAAGAAAGTGCTAAACTATCTCAAAAGCTGCAAGTAGAAGCACTAAAAGCACAGCGAGAAAGGGAAATTCAAGAGTCTAAAGATAGAGAAGCTGCAACGGTACAACGTACCAAAATTTTGCAAGAAAAATCAGTGGAAGAGGAAGAAATTCGCAGAAAGTTATCCCTCCAACAAAGCCAAATTGAAGCTGATATTGCTTTAGAAGAACGGAATAAACAATTAAAAGTAGCGCAAGCATTGCAAAAACAAGAAGCAGAATTAGCAGAAATTATTCGTCAACAAAGTGTACAATCTGGAAAGTTGAAAGCACAAGTACAGATAGCTGAATCAGAAAGAGTCGCAAGATTAGCTCAAGAAGATGTGGCCATAGCAATTGCTAACAAAAAACGTGAAAGCTTTGTTGCACAAGCAGAACAAGCTAAAGCCGAAGAATCTGTAAAAACAGCCGGTGAAGTCGAAAAAGCTGAACGTACCAAACGCTTATCTATTATAGCCGCAGAAAGGGAAGCTCAAGAACGGAGTATCAGCGATCGCAACGTTGTCGAAATCGACGCTTTCCGTCGTCGTCGTCAAGCAGAAATTGCCCAAGAAGCAGCCGAATTAGAAGCAGAAGCAATTCGTACTCTCGCAGATGCTAACCGTGATAAAGCCTTAGCTGAAGCAGAAGGTATTCAAGCTAAAATTGCGGCCGAAAATACTATTAGCAATGCTAACTTAAGTGCGAAAATTCTCACAACTATCTGGCCAGAATTAGCGGATAAACTACCAGAAATTGTCACTGCTTTAGCACCACAACCAGGAGTTTTAGGAGATACTCGCATTTATTCCTTCCCCGGTGCAAATGGTAGTAATGGCAGTCAAGATATTAACAAGTTGCTATTATCTACTAGCGGACTTTCCTTAATTAATACCTTGTTAGATGAAGGTAAATTAGGAGACTTAATTGGGCAAGTTAGTCAAATGGTGCGTAGTAATAACTCAGTCAGTCCACCCAGTCTGAATCACCAAGACAAAGAAAGTAATTAATAATTACTAATTCATAATTCGTAATCGAAATAAATTATGAATTATGAATTATGAATTTTCAAACAGTAGCTTTTTCTTGCACTAAAACGTAAGGTTCAACAATTAGAGCATTAAACCGCTTGGTGCGATCGCTATTCCATTCTCCTAACTGTTCTGGTGTGGGTTTGGCCAGCAACTGTTCATCAATCCAATTTTGGACAGAGGGCATATTATCACTAGCGATCGCTTCTCCCACATCCAGCAAATCTAACCCATCCGCTACCACAATGATCGCATCCCTTTGTGCATGGGGAATTAGCCAATCCCATTCCGCTTCATCCAAGTTTTCTTTTAAAGCATCTTTTAAATCTGACATAATTCATCGATGATATTCTTATAATTTTCATTTTATATGATTTATCAACTTGAGTAAACTAATTCGTAATTCATATTCCAAAACCCTTCCAAATACCAATGGCACACACTAATTTTGAGCGCGGATACACAGATGCTTGAGTTCTTATCTCCCATCATCCATGACTAATGACTAAATCTCTGATTTCATTTCTTCGATTTCTAACAAAGATACAATAATACCTGTGATGGGAATAGATATAAAAATACCCAATAAACCAGCAATTCTAGCACCCAATAGTATAGCCAAAAAAACCACAACAGGATTAAGATTTAATGTACCTTGCATCACTCGTGGGGCAATTAAATTATCTTGAATTTGCTGGAGAATAATACACGTACCCAATACCTTGAATGCTAACCAGACATCCTGGGATAAAATGATTAAACTAACTATACTAATTCCTAAAGTTGCCCCAATACCAGGAATAATATCAATTAGACCCACTATAACTGCCAGTAGCAAAGCAAAAGGCACATTTAATAATATAAAAACTAAAAACGTGGAAGTTGTGAGAAATAAAGTTAATAATAATTGCGCTCTAAAAAATCCTAAAAAATTACGTTTGATTACTTTAGTAACTCTACCGCGTTGCTTCTGGGGTATGATTTTGAGCATCAATTTCCACAGCTTTTCGCCATCAAGTAACATGAAGAAAGCCACAACGGCAATTAAGATAAAAGTAATAAAATTAGTGAGTACTGCTTGTAAAATAGCCAAACTTGTAACTAGAGTTGATACAGCTTGATCGCGTATTTGTGTTTCAATAGCACTCAAGTCTATCTGAAGATTTCGGGATTGTAAAAATTTTTCTATTTGCTCTATTAAAGGTACTAAAGAATTTAAAAAAACTGTAATACTATCTACTAATTGTTGACCCTGGGATAAAACTGCTAAACTTACAGTAATAGCTATACCTCCCAGAATAAATATGCTCACCAAGAAAACAACAATAACTGCTAACCCGTGAGGTAAAAACCTTTGTAACCATTTGACAGGATAGCTAAGTAAAAAGGCCAAAATAGTAGCAAATGTGAAAATCACAATTACCAATTGAAAATAATCTAGCAGTTGTATAATTACCCAACCACAAGCAATTAAAAGTAAAAATCGGACTAATGCTAAACTATTGAGACGCTGCAATAAATTTCTGGCTTCAAAGCCACTCGTATCAATTTTTGATTCTTGATTTTGGCTTGTCAAAATATTCACAAAATAAGCTTTTAGAAACTTTGTCTGTGGCAATCATTTTCTCAATGGCTAATACCATTTCTATAAAGAAATGCGCCTAATGATTAACGTAAAGGTGGGCTTTGTCTATATAAACCCAGATTTATGTTATGTTCGCGTAGCGTGCTGTAGGCATGGGTAGAATTATAGTGGTGAAGTTCAATCAAATATATACTATTACCGAATTGTTCGCTACATCCTTAAAGCATATTCCTTAGTAGATAAATTTTGTCGGCACTTTTACAATTTATGATCCAAAATCTAAACTTGCTATTATCTATCGTCCTAAATCGTGCATTTCATTAATCACAGTCGCACATTTTTGTGTCATTGCTTCTAATTCTGGTTTACTAGTAGAAGTAGGAGCATCAATTAGTTTACCAATTCTGACAGTAATGGGAACTGCACGGGGAAGAGATGAACCTGGTTGTAAAATCTTGTCAGTACCCCATAAACTCACGGGTAAAAAAGGTACTTTGGCCTTAGCTGCTATTAGTGCTGCGCCTTTTTTGGGGTCAGTAATGCGACCGTCGGGGGTACGAGTACCTTCTAAAAATACACCCACAGCCCAACCATGATCAAGACATTCTAGAGCCGCACGAATAGCAGCACGGTCAGCACTACCCCGACTGACGGGATAAGCACCGTATAGTTTAATAGCTTGTGCTAAAACTGGGACTTTAAACAATTCTTCCTTAGCCATATACGCGACTGGACGACGTACACAATTAGAAACAATTGGAGGGTCAAAGTAACTTGCATGATTGCTAACTACTAGCACTGGACTGGTTTGGGGGACATTTTCCACGCCATAAATCTTCACACGGAAATAAGTGTGAAGTATGGGACTAACCACTGACCACTTGAAAGCCTGGTAAAGTGCCAAACTAATTAAAGGTTCGCGTTCTCTGGTCACGGAAGATAATTCAAATGAGACTAAAATTTAGCATACAGTAGAAGTGGATTAAATCACTAATAAGGAATCAAAAGGGAACAGGGAAAGGGCAACAGGGAACAGGGCAAGCCCCATCATTAAAATTAGGGCATTTGAAACGGACGTATTTTTGAAGCACTAAGTGTCTTTCGACAAATGTTTTTACCTCTTTGCGCTATCACTTCAAGAAGAAAAATTTTGATATTTAAGATACATCCGCAGGTAGAGAATATTCACAGCGAACGCCAATAGCCTATATATTAAACCACCAATTATATAGAGGTTAGGTTATGGCAGTATCTGCGATTGATATTTCCAGAAGTCTCAGTGGCATAGATTTTCCTGCAAATAAAGAGGATTTGGTCAGCCATGCCAGAGATAAAAATGCCAGCAAGGAGGTAATCGACGTTCTCCAACAAATGCCAGAGCGTGAATATGAAAACATGGCAGATGTGGAACACGAATTTGGTCAAGTTAGATAATTTTGAATGTTTTTGTTTTCTTGTCTGTCTACTTCATTAGACATCGACCAAAATTAAATTTGCCTTTTTTAGAAACCTTGTGGAGACGTTCCATGGAACGTCTCTACATTATGCTTCACTAGATGTCTATTGAATTATTTTTTGCTATTATTTCTCTTTTAATTGTGAATTAATTAATCATCAACAGGTAACTCCCCAGTATTACGAATATTCTCCAACTTCAAGCCAGAGGCAGTACGTTTAATCAAACCAGTTAAAACGTTGCCAGGTCCAATTTCTACTACTTTCTCAATCCCATGTTCTGGTAATTGCAAAGCAATTTCTCGCCAACGCACTGAACCAGTCATTTGTTGAGTTAAACGCTGCTTTAAAATGTCTGCATCAACTTCAGGAACTGGATCTACATTTGATGCAACGGGAACAACAGCTGTTTGAAAAACTGTTGCATCTAAAATTTCTTGAAATTCCTGTGATGCTGCTGCCATTAAATGTGAGTGAAAAGCACCGGAAACTTTGAGAGGCACAGCACGTTTAGCTTTCACTTGGGACATTACAGCTTGTACACCTTCAGGAGTCCCCGAAATAACAACTTGTGCTGAACTGTTATCATTTGCTAACACGACATCCGGTGTTTCGGAAATCACTTGGTCTAATTGTTCCCGGTCAAAATTGAGTAATGCAGCCATCATCCCACCAGCAGCATTATCCATAATTTCTGCGCGGCGTTTGACTAAGTGTAAACCAGTAGACCAGTCAAAAACACCAGCAGCATAAAGAGCAATATATTCTCCTAAACTGTGACCGGCGACTAAATTTGGTTCTTGTCCCCGTTCCCGCAATAAATCAACGAGAATACTTTCTATCACATATAAACAGGGCTGTGTGTAAAGTGTGCGTGATAATCTTTCTTCGTCATTTTGACAAATTTCGCTCACAGACCAGCCCAAAATTGCCTCAGCTTGGTCGAATTTTGCTTTGGCAGATGGTATATCTAGTAGATCCATTCCCATGCCCAAGGCTTGCGAACCTTGTCCGGGAAACACCCATGCAGTTTTAGTCATTTGTCCTTAGTAATTAGTAATTAGTCATTGGTAATAGGGAAAAATACAATTTATTACCCAGCCCCCAGTCCCCAGTCCCCAGTCCCCAGTAACCTATCTTCCCCATTGAAAAATTGCTGCACCCCAGGTTAAGCCTGCGCCAAAGCCAGAGGTGGCAATGATATCATTAGGTTTGATTTTGCCTTGCCTTACTGCTTCATCTAATGCCAAGGGGATGGAAGCAGCGGAGGTGTTTCCATAATGAGCAACATTACTAATTACTTTATGTTCAGGAATATTTAAGCGTTCAGCCACGGAATTGATAATACGCTGATTTGCTTGATGTAAAATTAACCAATCTATTTTATCTACACTCAGATGAGCCTCAAATAAAGCTTTGTCTATGACTTCTGGCACTTTCTGAACGGCAAAGCGATAAACTTCTTTACCGTTCATGCTGATGGGTTGATAAGTGCCTGTAGGTACATGAATATTTGGTGTCACTTGTTGAGTAGTACCTTGATAAGCCAAGTTGAGATAATGGTTTTGAGTTCCATCGCTTTTTAGGGAAAATCCCAATAAGCGATCGCTCTTATTCGCTTGCAAAACCACTGCCCCAGCACCATCACCGAACAATACACAAGTGCGGCGATCTTGCCAATCTACCCAACGAGATAGGATATCTCCCCCGATCAATAGTACATTTTGGTAAACACCTGTTCTGATATATTGGGCTGCTGTGACTAGTCCAAACACGAAACCAGAACAGGCGGCTGTTAAATCAAAGGCCACTGCTTTGATTGCCCCTAATTCAGCTTGAACTCGACAAGCACTACCAAATAAGTCATCTGGGGTAGAAGTTGCCAGCAAAATTAAATCAATATCCTCTGCTTTAATTCCTGCTGCTGCAAGAGCCTGTTTACTAGCATCCGTTGCCAGTGTAGTCAATGATTCAGGCGGTAATGCTAACTGCCGTTGACTAATTCCTGTTCTTGTGGTAATCCACTCGTCTGAAGTCTCAACGAGTTCCGTTAGTAACTGGTTATCCAAGGGAGTTGCTGGTACTGCCGAGCCACTCCCTGTTATTGCTATGCCATTGTTGAATAAATTCTGCACTCCTAATCTCCCCATTTGTCAGTTGTCAGTTGTCAGTTGTCAGTTGTCAGTTGTCTTTTATTCAGCAGAAATAACCAATAACTAGGTACTAATAATGACCGATGACTAATGACAAATGACGATGGCTATTCGCGTAGCGTTTCGGAGAGAAGGCTAATCGCTTTCGCTCTGTAGGATTTGATATTGTGACTGTAGTCTTTGTAATACTTGATTATCTACAGCTTCTTTGGCCATGCGAATAGCACTAAAAATAGAAGGTGCTTGGGAACTACCATGACCAATAAAACAGATTCCGTTTACGCCTAACAGCAAAGCCCCACCATGTTCTGCGTGATCCATCCGCTGTTTAACACGCTTGAGGTTGGGTTTTAAGATTGCTGTGCCGATTTGTCCATGTAGCCCTTGGGGTAATTCTTCCCGCAGAATTTGCAGAATTACTCCTCCGACTGCTTCGGCAAATTTTAATAACACATTACCGACAAAACCATCACAGACGATCACATCAAATTCACCAGATAAGACATCACGACCTTCCGCGTTGCCACTAAAGTTAATTTGGGTATTTTCTCGTAATAATTGATAGGCACGGAGGGCTGCTTCATTACCTTTGGTATCTTCTTCACCTATATTCAATAATCCTATTTTGGGTTCAGGCATCCCCAATACATACTGACTATAAATCGAACCCATCACCGCAAACTGCTCTAAAAATTTAGGACGACAGTCTACATTAGCGCCAACATCAAGTATTAATACTGGCTTGCCTGCTTTGATGGTGGGGAATACTGTCCCAATTGCCGGGCGGTCAATTCCTGGTAGTCTACCTAAACGTAGCAAAGCGGATGCCATTGCTGCGCCAGAGTGACCAGCAGAAAATATAGCATCTGCCTGATTATTTTTAACTAAATCCATCGCTACATTAATGGAAGCCTTACGCTTTTTTCTAACTGCGTTTAAAGGCTCTTCATCCATAGCGATCGCTTCCTCAGCAGGAACAATCTCCAATCCCGCCATATTTGTTTTTGGCGGTATGACAGCTTCAATTTGTTGGAGATCACCCACCAACAAGATTTTCACACCCAATTCTTCCTTCGCTCGCAGTGCGCCAGCGACGATTTCAGCGGGTGCGTAATCGCCTCCCATAGCATCAATTGCGATCCTTACACCAGTCGATCCCATTGCTCCTAGCTCAAAGAAACCTTACAAATTTTATCAGATTGCAATACTCAACAATTAAAAATTCTCAAAAAAAGCTTAAGAAGCTGGACCTTTCCTGCAACTAAGCGCAGTATGTAAACATCTATATATTAAGACTCGCTTATTAAAAGCCATAAAGCAGTTGGTTAATATAGAGGATATTGAAAAATAATTCAGTAATTACACTAGCTTACAGAATAAAAACGTTACTGTCAAGTATTTCTTTATAGCGTTTTGTGATGAAAATTGGCTTGCTTTTATGATTGTAGAGACTTTACATCTAACGTCTTTAGGACTTACGCAAGATTGAACTCAAAACCTGATTCTTGCGTAGGGGTAATTCATGGAGCTTGCTTGCCCGTTGCGGTATTACCCCTACTTCCGTTCTGTTTTGCGTAAGTTCTGGTCTTTACAAGCTGGCTGCTTGTTTTTTTCAATTATAGCAGTGGACAAGGCAGTTAGGACTTTCTTGAAAGCTAAAACTCAGTGATGGCAAGGGTTTTACTTTTGCCTGATACCTCTTTCCTTCTGCTATATCTGTCAGAAACTAGAAATACCATCAAAAAAAGGCTCTGTCTCTGGTATCACCCAAAGCAGAACCTTCCATAATTCAGCACTTACGCACGATGTGGCTGAAAACCCTATTTTTGCGTAGGGGCAATTCATGTAGCTTGCTTCCCGAAGGGTATTGCCCCTACTGTCGTGACCTTTTGCGTAAGTCCTATAATTTATAAAACCGAAAAAACTAACTCAGTACCCAATTAACCAGTGTTCTCACACCAAAACCAGTAGCACCAGCACCGTTGTAACCATTTTCCTTATCAGCCCAAACTGGGCCTGCAATATCTAGATGCGCCCACGGGGTATCCTTAACAAACTGCTTCAGGAACAAAGCCGCCGTAATAGAACCACCATAACGGGGTCCGGTATTTTTCATATCCGCGATACCAGATTTTAACCCGTCAAAATATTTCTCTTCCATCGGCAGCCGCCAAATTTTCTCACCAGCTGTTTCCGAAGCTGTTTGCAATTGGGAAGCTACAGCATCATCGGGAGTAAATAAACCGGCGATATCATCACCCAAAGCCACCACACAAGCACCTGTGAGAGTGGCTAAATCAACGATCGCATCTACACCTAATTTATCAGCATATACCAACGCATCAGCCAAGGTTAAACGCCCTTCTGCGTCGGTGTTGTTGACTTCGATTGTTTTGCCATTAGAAGCTGTAAGGACATCTCCTGGGTGCATAGCCTTACCGCTAATCATGTTTTCGGTGACGGCTGAGATAAAGTGAACCTCTACATCTGGTTTTAACTGCCCAATGGCTTTGGCCGCACCGAGAGTGGCCGCAGCACCACCCATGTCAATTTTCATGGTTTCAATCCCGCTACCAGCGCCTTTGATGTTCAAACCACCGGAGTCGAAGGTTAAACCTTTACCAATAATGGCTAATTTGCGTCTGGGTGCGGTTTCTGGTTTGTAGATGAGGTGAATAAATTTTGGTGGCAAGTCGGAAGCTTGGGCAACTCCTAAAAATGCACCCATGCCTAATTTTTCACATTCTGCTTGTTCCAGAATTTCCAGTTGCAAACCGTGATCTTTAGCTATGGCTTGGGCTGTTTGTGCCATAGTAATCGGTGTCACCGCATTAGCTGGGGCTGCTACTAACTGCCTAGCCAAAATTACCCCAGAAACAATTTGTTCAGCACGGGTAATAGCTGCTTCTTGTCCCGCTAGTCCCAGTAAATCAATAGTTTCGATTTGGGGATTTT from Anabaena sphaerica FACHB-251 carries:
- a CDS encoding tetratricopeptide repeat protein, with the translated sequence MIFNNEEKYLESIAAFDKAVEINPNFAQAWKYRGRSLSGTKQFSEALVSFDKAIALSPNQFDLYFSRGFMLFLLNRFPEAINDYNQAINIYPHSWVYQKRGNAYGELEDYTKAISDYTEAIRLNPNDALSYYFRAVDYSELKNYKQAILDYTEAIRFDPKNASYYYFRGFMYSENLQDNKQAIADFTQAIYLEPENAEYYQWRGFVYYRLNEEKKAIADYKKAVEIKPKNADDYQTRGLVYLLLRDYKQAIADYTQAIKLDPKNADYYWSRSTPYKILKDYKQAIADLDQAIKINPKDAEYYSFRADVYKDLEDYKQAIADFTQAIKLDPKNSSYYFARGLTYSYDLKDYRQAIADYTQAIKFKPEEVLFYNNRGDAYSELQEYKQAIDDYTQAIKIEPENAFYVINNPYSSRGFAHFHLKEYKQAIDDYNKAIKIAPKNPGHYLIRGLAYGELKDYKQAIDDFNKAIQFNPEFPEAYYTRGIAYYLSKNYQQAINDWTQAIKFKPEYPEAYTNLGIVRYEMGEVETAINHWRNAVKINSNFAEAHLALGVALYAKGDKEAGLKSGETALKLDKIYGKIEFLKENGWGEKLIKDSQELLNNPRMKSLI
- a CDS encoding OB-fold-containig protein, translated to MYSNKNIKIPAKYLAGENMLFSPANLPYWIFLITGILLFLFMIFIGGGEAELDADADLDVETDSEVSFGNFLGWAGIGKAPLLLLLATDLSLWGVIGWMFNVWFGGIAQNLKVPFIEIIILLVSLFISLFIGRLIAEPIGKMFAEFSEDASSDRLVGCIGTVTSVYIPTENLGKIGQVDILDPKGNFLTINAVIPDWATIAPQRGEKVIVIEIKQQLYLVITKDSVDEEHWLNSSNSKN
- a CDS encoding flotillin family protein gives rise to the protein MLFWLTFIQALPTVNVPEISSFKGQSKQEYTTSINPAFPLTTQPTLAQINGGIVFPGIVVTLVLLLLLSLFAYTRVYVVTPNNEAFVRTGGLFTKKKAVILYGGCIVLPGFHQLTRVPLREISIDVERTGKMAVRTKDYLRADIRVTFYVCINASEDDVLTAAARLSQNGTKINPEDIKNALEKRADDAIRAAAKTKDLAEIDSDKLGFAQEVLNLVGTDLKKVGLTLNNIAISEILESVTYDPDNFFDAQGVRLRTEIIQRSVQQKREVELSAQVTIEQKELDAQKRSLQIAQEQESAKLSQKLQVEALKAQREREIQESKDREAATVQRTKILQEKSVEEEEIRRKLSLQQSQIEADIALEERNKQLKVAQALQKQEAELAEIIRQQSVQSGKLKAQVQIAESERVARLAQEDVAIAIANKKRESFVAQAEQAKAEESVKTAGEVEKAERTKRLSIIAAEREAQERSISDRNVVEIDAFRRRRQAEIAQEAAELEAEAIRTLADANRDKALAEAEGIQAKIAAENTISNANLSAKILTTIWPELADKLPEIVTALAPQPGVLGDTRIYSFPGANGSNGSQDINKLLLSTSGLSLINTLLDEGKLGDLIGQVSQMVRSNNSVSPPSLNHQDKESN
- a CDS encoding DUF2288 domain-containing protein encodes the protein MSDLKDALKENLDEAEWDWLIPHAQRDAIIVVADGLDLLDVGEAIASDNMPSVQNWIDEQLLAKPTPEQLGEWNSDRTKRFNALIVEPYVLVQEKATV
- a CDS encoding AI-2E family transporter gives rise to the protein MLTSQNQESKIDTSGFEARNLLQRLNSLALVRFLLLIACGWVIIQLLDYFQLVIVIFTFATILAFLLSYPVKWLQRFLPHGLAVIVVFLVSIFILGGIAITVSLAVLSQGQQLVDSITVFLNSLVPLIEQIEKFLQSRNLQIDLSAIETQIRDQAVSTLVTSLAILQAVLTNFITFILIAVVAFFMLLDGEKLWKLMLKIIPQKQRGRVTKVIKRNFLGFFRAQLLLTLFLTTSTFLVFILLNVPFALLLAVIVGLIDIIPGIGATLGISIVSLIILSQDVWLAFKVLGTCIILQQIQDNLIAPRVMQGTLNLNPVVVFLAILLGARIAGLLGIFISIPITGIIVSLLEIEEMKSEI
- a CDS encoding 1-acylglycerol-3-phosphate O-acyltransferase, translating into MTREREPLISLALYQAFKWSVVSPILHTYFRVKIYGVENVPQTSPVLVVSNHASYFDPPIVSNCVRRPVAYMAKEELFKVPVLAQAIKLYGAYPVSRGSADRAAIRAALECLDHGWAVGVFLEGTRTPDGRITDPKKGAALIAAKAKVPFLPVSLWGTDKILQPGSSLPRAVPITVRIGKLIDAPTSTSKPELEAMTQKCATVINEMHDLGR
- a CDS encoding DUF2795 domain-containing protein → MAVSAIDISRSLSGIDFPANKEDLVSHARDKNASKEVIDVLQQMPEREYENMADVEHEFGQVR